A region of Streptomyces sp. NBC_01788 DNA encodes the following proteins:
- the fumC gene encoding class II fumarate hydratase, producing the protein MREVPIGIQADGQREEFDSMGTVEVPADRYWGAQTQRSLIHFSIGGDRMPKEVYHAYGYVKKAAALVNAAADRLPDWKKQAIVRAAEEVIEGELDEHFPLFVWQTGSGTQSNMNVNEVISNRASQLLGGTLGSQKPVGPNDDVNMGQSSNDSFPSAMHIAAVQEIDDHLLPQARDLAAVLEAKAREWNTVVKIGRTHLEDAVPLTVGQEWSGYGAQVRACIDEVEHSRKGLLELALGGTAVGTGLNAPKNFSRDVAARIAELTGKPFVTAENKFMAQGSLDPMVRAHGALRGLAVAVMKIANDMRWLASGPRTGFAELLLPQNEPGSSIMPGKVNPTQCEAVVMIAIQVLGNDSAVAFAGSQGNFELNAMRPLIINNFLHSARILADGMEKFRMFSVDGTELNRAKIAQYVNESLMLVTALSPVIGYQNAAHIAESALANNQALKEAALASGHVDEKTFDAVVDPLSMVGDGVSGA; encoded by the coding sequence ATGCGGGAAGTGCCGATCGGGATCCAGGCCGACGGACAGCGCGAAGAGTTCGACAGCATGGGCACGGTCGAGGTGCCGGCAGACCGCTACTGGGGAGCGCAGACACAACGGTCGCTGATCCACTTCTCCATCGGTGGCGACCGGATGCCCAAGGAGGTCTACCACGCCTACGGCTATGTGAAGAAGGCGGCAGCGCTTGTGAACGCCGCCGCCGACCGGTTGCCCGACTGGAAGAAACAGGCCATCGTGCGGGCCGCGGAGGAAGTCATCGAGGGGGAGCTCGACGAGCACTTTCCCCTCTTCGTCTGGCAGACGGGCTCGGGCACCCAGAGCAACATGAACGTCAACGAAGTCATCTCCAACCGTGCGTCGCAGTTGCTCGGTGGCACGCTCGGGAGCCAGAAGCCGGTGGGCCCGAACGACGACGTCAACATGGGGCAGTCCAGCAACGACAGCTTCCCGTCCGCGATGCACATCGCCGCGGTGCAGGAAATCGATGACCATCTCCTCCCTCAGGCTCGAGACCTTGCCGCGGTCCTCGAGGCGAAGGCCAGGGAGTGGAACACGGTCGTGAAGATCGGCCGCACGCACCTCGAAGACGCCGTGCCGCTGACCGTGGGACAGGAGTGGTCGGGCTACGGCGCCCAAGTGCGCGCCTGCATCGATGAGGTCGAGCACAGCCGCAAGGGGCTGCTCGAGCTGGCCCTGGGTGGTACCGCCGTCGGAACAGGCCTGAACGCGCCGAAGAACTTCAGTCGTGACGTCGCGGCGCGGATCGCCGAACTGACCGGCAAGCCGTTCGTCACCGCCGAGAACAAGTTCATGGCACAGGGGTCACTGGACCCCATGGTGCGGGCACACGGAGCACTGCGTGGGCTGGCCGTTGCCGTGATGAAGATCGCCAACGACATGCGATGGCTGGCATCGGGCCCCCGCACAGGCTTCGCCGAGCTACTGCTTCCCCAGAACGAACCGGGCTCCTCGATCATGCCCGGCAAAGTCAACCCGACCCAGTGCGAAGCCGTCGTCATGATCGCGATCCAGGTGCTCGGCAACGACTCCGCGGTGGCGTTCGCCGGAAGCCAGGGCAATTTCGAACTGAACGCGATGCGCCCGTTGATCATCAACAACTTCCTGCACTCCGCGCGCATCCTTGCCGACGGGATGGAGAAGTTCCGGATGTTCTCCGTCGATGGCACCGAGCTGAACCGAGCGAAAATCGCGCAATACGTGAACGAGAGCCTCATGCTGGTCACTGCGCTGAGCCCCGTCATCGGCTACCAGAACGCTGCGCACATCGCCGAGTCCGCGCTCGCCAACAACCAGGCCCTGAAAGAGGCCGCCCTGGCAAGCGGCCACGTCGACGAAAAAACGTTCGACGCCGTTGTCGATCCACTCTCCATGGTCGGTGACGGCGTATCAGGTGCCTGA
- a CDS encoding SDR family oxidoreductase, with product MANRELKKVLITGAGTGFGHEAAMRLAEKGFDVIAAVEIYAQVQTMKRQAAERGLSLQVEKLDVTNDGDRRKALNWGVEILVNNAGVGEGGSTVDIPASNIRHQFEVNVTGPLLLTQGIAKQMVERGAGRIVWVSSREGLNVNPFTGIYSASKHAVEAIAETMAYELQEHNVEVATVNPGPFLTGFNDRMFQTWESWEDDPSQRLFDYSRLAFPRAQFDPEAVYATLTAVAAGEVDRFRNLEPASMIEETKHLQQVPWERKVTDGLGTRHQAIQHSYEMQPETLVST from the coding sequence ATGGCGAATCGTGAGCTGAAGAAGGTGCTCATCACCGGAGCAGGTACCGGCTTCGGTCATGAAGCCGCCATGCGCTTGGCCGAAAAGGGCTTCGACGTGATTGCCGCGGTTGAGATCTATGCCCAGGTACAGACGATGAAGCGGCAAGCGGCTGAGCGAGGGTTGAGCCTGCAGGTCGAGAAGCTTGATGTCACCAACGACGGCGATCGTCGCAAGGCTCTCAACTGGGGTGTGGAGATCCTGGTGAACAACGCAGGAGTCGGAGAAGGCGGCTCCACGGTCGACATTCCCGCATCGAACATCCGGCACCAGTTCGAGGTCAACGTCACCGGCCCGCTGCTCCTCACTCAGGGGATCGCCAAGCAGATGGTCGAGCGCGGCGCCGGAAGAATCGTCTGGGTCTCGTCTCGAGAGGGCCTGAACGTCAACCCGTTCACCGGCATCTACTCCGCTTCCAAGCACGCGGTCGAGGCGATCGCCGAAACCATGGCCTACGAGTTGCAGGAGCACAACGTCGAAGTCGCCACGGTCAACCCGGGACCGTTCCTGACCGGCTTCAACGACCGCATGTTCCAGACCTGGGAGAGCTGGGAGGACGACCCCTCGCAGCGGCTCTTCGACTACTCCAGGCTCGCCTTCCCCCGAGCGCAGTTCGATCCTGAAGCGGTCTATGCGACGTTGACCGCTGTCGCTGCCGGCGAGGTCGACCGTTTTCGTAATCTGGAGCCCGCGTCGATGATCGAAGAGACCAAGCACCTCCAGCAGGTCCCCTGGGAGCGCAAGGTCACGGATGGTCTCGGGACGCGGCATCAGGCCATTCAGCACTCCTACGAGATGCAGCCCGAGACTCTCGTCTCGACCTGA
- a CDS encoding NAD-dependent epimerase/dehydratase family protein — protein MQKIGVIGGSRYFGKLVVKRLQAAGHQVTVINRGSTSPPGGVEHLVVDRNDEAALTAALDSRTFDVVVDQVCYTPVQAAIAARAFAGRTRRYVMTSTIEVYDPANAALPTVPPGTPVPEEIVDPAAWLVAMDLPWHDDAYLEAHYAEGKRQAEAIFARAGSFEFASVRSAHVLGGGAQEFTGRLAYYIGRITKGEEITVHAKTLPTVFIHYEELADLLLWATTADFTGPVNACSDGPLDVHDLAAIIATQVGREAVYRTVPAGEDASPFSLDRHYAMSNARAKELGFSFSHTTDWLPGAVAEALATEPSPTA, from the coding sequence ATGCAGAAGATCGGCGTCATCGGCGGAAGCCGGTACTTCGGAAAGCTCGTGGTGAAGCGCCTGCAGGCCGCCGGCCACCAGGTCACTGTGATCAATCGCGGCTCCACCTCGCCGCCCGGCGGCGTGGAGCACCTCGTTGTCGACCGAAACGATGAGGCCGCCCTGACGGCCGCGCTCGACTCCCGCACCTTCGACGTCGTGGTGGACCAGGTCTGCTACACCCCGGTGCAGGCCGCCATCGCCGCCCGCGCCTTCGCCGGCCGTACCCGGCGCTACGTCATGACCTCCACGATCGAGGTCTACGACCCCGCGAACGCCGCGCTGCCGACCGTGCCTCCCGGCACGCCGGTGCCGGAGGAGATCGTGGACCCGGCCGCCTGGCTGGTGGCCATGGACCTTCCCTGGCACGACGACGCGTACCTGGAGGCGCACTACGCCGAGGGCAAGCGCCAGGCGGAGGCCATCTTCGCTCGCGCCGGAAGCTTTGAGTTCGCCAGTGTGCGCAGCGCCCATGTGCTCGGCGGCGGCGCGCAGGAGTTCACCGGCAGGCTGGCGTACTACATCGGGCGCATCACCAAGGGCGAAGAGATCACTGTGCACGCGAAGACGCTGCCCACGGTCTTCATCCACTACGAGGAGCTGGCGGACCTGCTGCTGTGGGCGACCACCGCCGACTTCACCGGCCCGGTCAACGCCTGCTCCGACGGCCCGCTCGATGTACACGACCTCGCCGCGATCATCGCCACGCAGGTAGGACGGGAGGCCGTCTACCGGACCGTCCCGGCGGGCGAGGACGCTTCGCCGTTCTCCTTGGACCGCCACTACGCCATGAGCAACGCCCGCGCGAAGGAGCTGGGCTTCTCCTTCTCCCACACCACCGACTGGCTGCCCGGTGCCGTCGCCGAAGCCCTCGCCACCGAGCCGTCACCCACTGCCTAA
- a CDS encoding transposase family protein, with protein sequence MVTYVATLDVPRHVVDHLSRLLAAHRRRIGTPRGSRALGPFRQAVLVLRWFRERGCVHCLARDAGISQATGYRYLHEGIDVLAAQAPDLHEVLDRCQREGMTHVILDGTLIASDRLAGVRDNGNDLWFSQKHKAFGGNVQFLAAPDGTPLWVSDVEPGSTPDVTAARIHALPALYKAAADGLPTLADKGYIGAGIGIRVPVRRPKGQSERALHTDTRTTNSLIRGMRALGERAAAELKQRWRTLQHITISPSRIGDIARAALTLNRIWK encoded by the coding sequence TTGGTCACCTATGTTGCCACGCTCGATGTCCCGCGCCACGTCGTGGACCACCTCTCGCGTCTGCTCGCTGCCCACCGCCGCCGAATCGGCACCCCGCGCGGCAGCCGCGCGCTCGGCCCGTTCCGCCAAGCCGTGCTGGTGCTGCGCTGGTTCCGCGAACGCGGATGCGTCCACTGCCTGGCCCGCGACGCCGGCATCTCCCAGGCCACCGGCTACCGTTACCTGCACGAAGGCATCGACGTCCTCGCCGCCCAGGCCCCCGACCTGCACGAGGTCCTGGACCGCTGCCAACGCGAGGGCATGACCCACGTGATCCTCGACGGCACGCTGATCGCATCAGACCGCCTCGCCGGCGTCCGGGACAACGGCAACGACCTGTGGTTCAGCCAGAAGCACAAGGCGTTCGGCGGCAACGTGCAGTTCCTGGCCGCTCCGGACGGCACCCCACTGTGGGTCTCCGACGTCGAGCCCGGCTCCACCCCCGACGTCACCGCCGCCCGCATCCACGCCCTGCCCGCCCTCTACAAGGCGGCGGCCGACGGGCTGCCCACCCTGGCCGACAAGGGCTACATCGGCGCCGGCATCGGCATCCGCGTCCCGGTCCGCCGCCCGAAAGGCCAGTCAGAACGGGCTCTGCACACCGACACGCGAACCACCAACAGCCTGATCAGAGGCATGCGAGCTCTCGGCGAACGCGCCGCAGCCGAACTCAAGCAGCGCTGGCGCACCCTGCAACACATCACCATCAGCCCCAGCCGGATTGGCGACATCGCTCGCGCCGCCCTCACCCTCAACAGAATCTGGAAGTGA
- a CDS encoding amidase: MTSPIDPFTTAVELAAAIRRKEVSPVEVADCYLRRMDELDPRLNAFCHRADDDVRKAAADAADVVARAASPDDLPPFHGVPLPVKDLLDVAGWPTTYGSAGADRTPAAASDPVVRRFVDAGFVLLGKTTTSEFGALPFTESEALGISRNPWDPDRTPGGSSSGAGAAVAAGMAPIAHAEDGGGSIRIPASCNGLVGLKPTRGLVARATVAGEGLATSGVITRSVADTAAALDVLVRHDPAAWWSPPTPRESFAAATTADARAGLRIGVLTDSPVAGIDVDPACTAAVDLTLRTLESAGHHIVDARLPLPSTDEFVGAFTTLWNVGGAGIPLPDPHRIEPHNRALRDAARSTDSWAYAEAVTKTQQLSRRVVEGFIAGFDLLITPTMACLPPPIGAWRAGTEDDPPAALRNSYPMGVFTSLFNVTGQPAISLPVHHDLATGLPVGVQIVAAPWREDLLLQVGHLLEQALLWNDRHPPLS, translated from the coding sequence ATGACCTCTCCGATCGACCCCTTCACCACGGCCGTCGAACTCGCCGCGGCCATCCGCCGCAAGGAGGTGAGTCCGGTCGAGGTGGCCGACTGCTACCTGCGCCGGATGGACGAGCTCGACCCCCGGCTGAACGCCTTCTGCCACCGGGCCGACGACGATGTCCGCAAAGCCGCGGCCGATGCGGCGGACGTGGTGGCACGGGCCGCCTCGCCCGACGATCTCCCGCCGTTCCACGGCGTCCCACTGCCGGTCAAGGACCTCCTCGATGTGGCAGGTTGGCCCACCACGTACGGCTCCGCCGGTGCCGACCGGACCCCGGCCGCGGCGTCGGACCCGGTCGTGCGGCGGTTCGTGGACGCGGGGTTCGTGCTGCTCGGCAAGACCACCACCTCCGAGTTCGGGGCGCTGCCCTTCACCGAGAGTGAGGCCCTGGGCATCTCGCGCAACCCGTGGGACCCGGACCGCACGCCGGGCGGCTCGTCCAGCGGTGCGGGCGCCGCCGTCGCTGCCGGGATGGCGCCCATCGCGCACGCCGAGGACGGCGGCGGTTCGATACGCATCCCGGCCTCGTGCAACGGCCTCGTCGGCCTGAAACCCACCCGCGGTCTGGTCGCCCGTGCGACCGTCGCCGGGGAGGGCCTTGCCACCAGCGGCGTGATCACCCGCTCGGTCGCGGACACCGCGGCCGCCCTCGACGTGCTCGTGCGCCACGATCCGGCCGCATGGTGGTCGCCCCCCACCCCGCGCGAGTCCTTCGCCGCCGCGACGACGGCGGACGCGCGGGCCGGACTGCGCATCGGGGTGCTCACCGACTCCCCCGTCGCGGGCATCGACGTGGACCCGGCCTGCACGGCGGCCGTGGACCTCACGCTGCGCACACTCGAATCGGCCGGCCACCACATCGTCGACGCCCGCCTTCCGCTGCCCTCGACGGACGAGTTCGTCGGGGCGTTCACGACGCTGTGGAACGTCGGCGGCGCGGGGATCCCGCTCCCGGATCCGCACCGTATCGAGCCCCACAACCGCGCCCTGCGTGACGCGGCACGATCGACCGACTCCTGGGCCTACGCGGAAGCGGTGACGAAGACTCAGCAGTTGTCGCGGCGCGTCGTCGAAGGCTTCATCGCCGGCTTCGACCTCCTGATCACGCCCACGATGGCGTGCCTCCCGCCACCGATCGGCGCCTGGCGGGCGGGCACGGAAGACGATCCGCCGGCGGCCCTGCGGAACAGCTACCCGATGGGAGTGTTCACCTCGCTGTTCAACGTGACCGGCCAACCGGCGATCTCCCTGCCCGTCCACCACGACCTCGCCACCGGACTCCCCGTCGGCGTCCAGATCGTCGCCGCACCATGGCGCGAGGACCTCCTGCTCCAGGTGGGCCATCTGCTCGAACAGGCACTCCTGTGGAACGATCGCCACCCGCCCCTCAGCTGA
- a CDS encoding alpha/beta fold hydrolase — MATAGCAVTALSALTTVPMAANGGANADKPTVVLIHGAFADSSSWNGVIERLQRRGYTVMAPANPLRGLYSDSAYIASFLKTIKGPIVLAGHSYGGAVISTAAAGNPQVKSLIYINALMPDVGESGMSLSARFPSALGTATISVPYRKAGASGTDLYLKRDKVHSVFANCLPESQANLLGVTQRPAATTAFSETAKVAAWKEIPSWALVGRQDMTVSPQQERFEAKRAHSHTQEIDSCHVSLIARPDAVADLILQGATAAAGGS; from the coding sequence GTGGCGACGGCAGGGTGCGCGGTCACCGCCCTGTCCGCGCTGACCACAGTCCCGATGGCAGCGAACGGCGGTGCGAACGCCGACAAGCCGACCGTCGTCCTGATCCACGGCGCCTTCGCGGACAGCTCCAGCTGGAACGGGGTGATCGAGCGGCTGCAGCGCCGCGGTTACACCGTGATGGCTCCGGCCAACCCGCTGCGCGGCCTGTACAGCGATTCCGCGTACATCGCCTCCTTCCTGAAGACGATCAAAGGCCCGATCGTCCTGGCCGGTCACTCCTACGGCGGTGCCGTCATCAGTACGGCCGCAGCGGGAAACCCCCAGGTGAAATCCCTGATCTACATCAACGCGCTGATGCCCGACGTCGGTGAGAGCGGCATGTCGCTGTCCGCCCGCTTCCCCAGCGCCCTGGGCACCGCCACGATCTCCGTGCCGTATCGAAAGGCCGGCGCCAGCGGCACCGACCTGTACCTCAAGCGGGACAAGGTCCACTCGGTCTTCGCCAACTGCCTGCCGGAGAGCCAGGCGAACCTGCTGGGTGTCACCCAGCGCCCTGCGGCCACGACCGCGTTCTCCGAGACCGCCAAGGTGGCGGCCTGGAAGGAGATTCCGTCCTGGGCCCTGGTGGGACGGCAGGACATGACCGTCAGCCCCCAGCAGGAGCGCTTCGAGGCCAAACGGGCCCACTCCCACACGCAGGAGATCGACTCCTGCCACGTGTCCCTCATCGCCCGCCCTGACGCCGTAGCAGACCTGATCCTCCAGGGCGCCACCGCGGCTGCGGGCGGCTCCTGA
- a CDS encoding aldo/keto reductase — MQYRTIAHTAVSAVGLGAMPLSIEHRPDETRAIATIHAALDAGVTLIDTADSYHWHAGEEGHNELLIARALARYGGDTSGILVATKGGRGRPGDGSWTVTATPDHLKQAAEASAKRLGVDAIGLYQLHKPDPAVPWAESVGALRELLDAGTIRAAGISNVTTAQIRQAHQILGDGLASVQNQYSPAVRDSEPELQLSTRMGLAFLPWSPLGGVSRSSLDGPSGPTSIGTAFHRIAAERGVSPQQIALAWLLARSPAVIPVPGASRPASITDSARAVELTLSAEELLQLEAGPRWRGSAVVSADEAPSPH, encoded by the coding sequence ATGCAGTACCGCACCATCGCCCACACCGCCGTCAGCGCCGTCGGCCTCGGCGCCATGCCGCTGTCCATCGAGCACCGCCCGGACGAGACGCGGGCCATCGCCACCATCCACGCCGCCCTCGACGCCGGCGTCACGCTCATCGACACCGCCGACAGCTACCACTGGCACGCAGGCGAGGAGGGCCACAACGAACTGCTGATCGCCCGCGCCCTGGCCCGCTACGGCGGCGACACCTCCGGCATCCTGGTGGCCACCAAGGGCGGCCGCGGCCGCCCCGGCGACGGCAGCTGGACCGTCACCGCCACCCCCGACCACCTCAAGCAAGCCGCCGAAGCCTCCGCCAAGCGCCTTGGCGTCGACGCCATCGGCCTGTACCAACTGCACAAGCCGGACCCGGCCGTGCCCTGGGCGGAATCCGTCGGCGCGCTGCGCGAGCTGCTCGACGCCGGCACGATCCGCGCCGCGGGAATCTCCAACGTCACCACCGCCCAGATCCGCCAGGCACATCAGATCCTCGGCGACGGACTCGCCTCCGTACAAAACCAGTACTCGCCCGCCGTCCGCGACAGCGAGCCCGAGCTGCAGCTGAGCACCCGGATGGGGCTGGCCTTCCTGCCCTGGAGCCCACTCGGCGGCGTCTCGCGCAGCTCCCTCGACGGTCCCTCCGGCCCCACCTCCATCGGCACCGCCTTCCACCGCATCGCCGCCGAGCGCGGCGTGAGCCCACAGCAGATCGCCCTGGCCTGGCTGCTTGCCCGCTCCCCGGCAGTGATCCCGGTACCGGGAGCCAGCCGCCCGGCCTCCATCACAGACTCCGCCAGGGCCGTGGAGCTTACGCTGAGCGCGGAGGAGCTGCTGCAACTTGAGGCCGGACCCCGGTGGCGCGGGTCCGCGGTCGTTTCCGCAGACGAAGCTCCATCACCGCACTGA
- a CDS encoding NAD-dependent malic enzyme, translating into MQDRYRNRGTAYTLEERARLGITGRLPAAVETLDDQADRAYGQLMQKSSDLQKYIYLNEIHDRNQILYFKLLADHLDELLPVVYDPTVGDAIQQWSVDYRDSRAVYLSIDRPEDVKASFESLALGADDVDLIVVSDAQEILGIGDWGVNGTDISIGKLAVYTAAAGIDPNRVIAVNLDVGTDNEQLLNSPPYLGNRHARVTGERYDDFIALYLRTVSELFPNALLHFEDFGPSNARRILVENADKYRIFNDDMQGTGAIVMASVFSALKVTGKRWTEQRLVVFGAGTAGTGMADQIHAAMVRDGATPAQAKSNIWLIDVHGLVTDDMADLPDYQQAYARPKSEVSAWADGEIDLLTTIKHVKPTILIGTSTVHNAFTEDVVRALAGGVDRPILLPLSNPTSRIEVMPSDAMIWSEGRALMAVGIPVGPVEYNGVSYEIGQANNALLYPGLGLGTIVSGARHVTDGMLLAAAEAVAGQVDVSRPGASLLPPVANLRASSATVAVSVARAAARDGVATKTHENLVQAVQDAMWQPVYPMSDAEHAK; encoded by the coding sequence CTGCAGGATCGTTACCGAAACCGCGGCACCGCTTACACACTGGAGGAGCGGGCCAGGCTCGGGATCACCGGGCGGCTGCCGGCGGCCGTCGAGACCCTCGATGACCAGGCCGACCGGGCCTACGGACAGCTCATGCAGAAATCGTCCGATCTGCAAAAGTACATCTACCTCAATGAGATTCACGACCGGAACCAGATTCTGTACTTCAAACTGCTGGCCGACCACCTCGACGAGCTGCTGCCTGTTGTGTACGACCCGACCGTGGGCGACGCGATCCAGCAATGGTCCGTGGACTACCGCGACTCACGCGCGGTGTACCTGTCGATCGACCGTCCCGAGGACGTGAAAGCCTCATTCGAGTCGCTCGCCCTTGGTGCGGACGACGTCGATCTGATCGTTGTCTCGGATGCTCAGGAGATTTTGGGAATCGGGGACTGGGGCGTCAACGGGACGGACATTTCCATCGGAAAGCTCGCTGTTTACACGGCCGCAGCCGGAATCGATCCGAACCGGGTCATCGCGGTGAACCTCGATGTCGGGACAGACAACGAGCAGTTGCTCAACAGCCCGCCCTACCTGGGCAATCGGCATGCGCGGGTGACGGGTGAGCGGTACGACGACTTCATCGCCCTCTATCTCCGGACCGTGTCCGAGTTGTTCCCGAACGCGCTGCTGCACTTCGAGGACTTCGGGCCGTCGAACGCCCGGCGGATCCTGGTGGAGAACGCGGACAAATACCGGATCTTCAATGACGACATGCAGGGCACCGGGGCGATCGTCATGGCGTCGGTGTTCTCTGCCCTGAAGGTCACCGGGAAGCGCTGGACCGAGCAGCGACTGGTGGTCTTCGGCGCGGGAACCGCCGGTACCGGCATGGCCGACCAGATCCACGCGGCGATGGTGCGTGACGGTGCCACACCCGCACAGGCCAAGAGCAACATCTGGCTCATCGACGTCCACGGCCTCGTGACCGACGACATGGCCGATCTGCCTGACTATCAGCAGGCGTACGCAAGGCCGAAGTCCGAGGTGAGCGCGTGGGCGGACGGTGAGATCGACCTGTTGACCACCATCAAGCATGTCAAGCCCACCATCCTCATCGGCACGTCGACCGTCCACAACGCCTTCACCGAGGACGTCGTGCGCGCGCTGGCCGGGGGAGTGGACCGCCCGATCCTCCTGCCGCTGTCCAATCCGACGAGTCGCATCGAGGTCATGCCTTCCGACGCGATGATCTGGTCGGAGGGCAGAGCGCTGATGGCGGTCGGCATTCCGGTCGGACCGGTGGAGTACAACGGCGTCTCATACGAGATCGGGCAGGCCAACAACGCGCTCCTCTACCCCGGACTCGGCCTCGGCACGATCGTTTCGGGTGCCCGGCACGTGACCGACGGCATGCTGCTCGCCGCTGCCGAAGCCGTGGCCGGCCAGGTCGATGTGTCCCGGCCGGGGGCCTCGCTCCTGCCGCCGGTCGCGAATCTGAGGGCGTCCTCGGCCACAGTCGCCGTCTCCGTCGCCCGCGCCGCGGCACGGGACGGTGTCGCGACGAAGACGCACGAAAACCTCGTTCAAGCGGTGCAGGACGCGATGTGGCAGCCGGTCTATCCCATGAGCGATGCGGAGCACGCGAAGTGA
- a CDS encoding alpha/beta fold hydrolase, producing the protein MTVSGILTSGKGRLALGVAVLSALTVMPTGSAHDLGGAPTGQKPTVVLVHGAFADGSSWNAVAQRLQQNGYQVIAPPNTLRGIPQDSTYLNSLLKTVKGPIVLVGHSYAGEVISQAAAGIDNVKALVYVNAIMPDKGESFAGLSGKFPAAPISKAFKQVPFRNGDGTTGTDVYIQPAQLHATFAQGLSQQQASVMASTQRPIALSAFTDKLTEAAWRDKPVYVLIGKQDRAINPSLERYEAKRAHARKTVEIDSSHVSLISHPQAVTDLILSAARGAGHQ; encoded by the coding sequence ATGACCGTCTCCGGAATCCTGACATCGGGCAAGGGCAGACTGGCCCTTGGCGTCGCGGTCCTCTCCGCCCTGACCGTGATGCCGACCGGCTCCGCACACGATCTCGGCGGGGCCCCGACGGGCCAGAAGCCAACCGTGGTGCTGGTACACGGAGCATTCGCCGACGGGTCCAGCTGGAACGCAGTGGCGCAGCGCCTGCAGCAGAACGGCTACCAGGTCATCGCCCCACCCAACACGCTGCGCGGCATACCCCAGGACTCGACCTACCTGAACAGCCTCCTGAAGACCGTCAAGGGGCCAATCGTCCTCGTCGGACACTCCTACGCCGGCGAAGTGATCTCACAGGCGGCCGCCGGCATCGACAACGTCAAGGCACTCGTGTACGTCAACGCGATCATGCCGGACAAGGGAGAGTCCTTCGCCGGCCTCTCCGGCAAGTTCCCGGCAGCCCCGATCAGCAAGGCCTTCAAGCAGGTCCCGTTCCGCAACGGCGACGGCACCACGGGCACAGACGTGTACATCCAGCCCGCCCAACTCCACGCCACCTTCGCCCAGGGCCTCTCCCAGCAGCAGGCGTCCGTCATGGCCTCGACACAGCGCCCGATCGCACTGTCGGCCTTCACGGACAAGCTCACCGAAGCGGCCTGGCGTGACAAGCCCGTCTACGTGCTCATCGGGAAACAGGACCGGGCCATCAACCCCAGCCTCGAGCGGTACGAGGCCAAGCGCGCACACGCACGCAAGACGGTGGAGATCGATTCCTCACACGTGTCCCTGATCTCCCACCCCCAAGCTGTCACCGATCTCATCCTCAGCGCGGCCCGCGGCGCCGGCCACCAGTAG
- a CDS encoding helix-turn-helix domain-containing protein gives MRSAESAPGAAAVWDIATPSRPVLLPGVSMAGFRARTADPVDLSVVPYPAVTVAVDLGGGPLAVEDGGGRHEGSVVVGLAPSGVHGRGRGIECMQLRLSPLVAHAALGGSAELDGTVVPLRDLWGREAERTQERLRLAGSWPERFAIAEATLARRVEAGPRVDPEVAFAWGQLVAYRGAVRVERLAAEAGWSRKRLWSRFRSQIGLNPKRAAQLVRFDDAAHRLATGCSAAQVAAEAGYADQSHLHRDVRAFAGVTPTAVAAAPWLAVDGTAWAAPAHLTKA, from the coding sequence ATGCGGTCCGCTGAGTCGGCTCCCGGCGCTGCGGCGGTGTGGGACATCGCCACCCCGTCGCGGCCCGTTCTGCTGCCAGGAGTCAGCATGGCCGGCTTCCGCGCCCGTACCGCAGACCCCGTCGATCTGAGCGTGGTGCCCTACCCGGCCGTCACGGTGGCGGTCGACCTGGGCGGCGGTCCGCTCGCCGTCGAAGACGGCGGCGGGCGGCACGAGGGGAGCGTCGTCGTCGGGCTCGCTCCCAGCGGCGTGCACGGCCGCGGCCGCGGGATCGAGTGCATGCAACTGCGGCTGTCGCCGCTGGTGGCCCATGCCGCACTGGGCGGTTCCGCGGAGTTGGACGGCACGGTCGTCCCGCTGCGCGACCTGTGGGGTCGTGAGGCCGAGCGCACCCAGGAGCGGTTGCGTCTCGCGGGGTCGTGGCCGGAGCGGTTCGCGATCGCCGAGGCCACGCTGGCCCGACGGGTCGAGGCGGGGCCACGGGTCGACCCGGAGGTCGCGTTCGCCTGGGGGCAGCTCGTCGCGTACCGAGGAGCGGTTCGGGTCGAGCGGCTGGCAGCCGAGGCCGGATGGAGCCGTAAGCGGTTGTGGTCCCGATTCCGGTCCCAGATCGGCCTCAACCCGAAGCGCGCCGCGCAACTCGTCCGTTTCGACGATGCCGCCCACCGTCTCGCCACGGGGTGCAGCGCCGCGCAGGTGGCCGCGGAGGCCGGCTACGCAGACCAGTCGCACCTCCATCGGGATGTCAGGGCCTTCGCCGGGGTGACGCCCACGGCCGTCGCCGCTGCGCCCTGGCTCGCCGTCGACGGAACGGCGTGGGCCGCCCCCGCGCACCTCACCAAGGCGTGA